Proteins found in one Zea mays cultivar B73 chromosome 1, Zm-B73-REFERENCE-NAM-5.0, whole genome shotgun sequence genomic segment:
- the LOC100283350 gene encoding Probable protein phosphatase 2C 36 → MLGPLLRLLSACGGVWPTSPAPGAAASSSASSGDDSEGRDGLLWWRDLARCHAGDVSVAVAQANQVLEDQCRLDSAPSIGTVVGVFDGHGGPDAARFACDHLVPNLREASSGPRGVTADAIREAFLATEEGFLALVSSLWEAQPDIATAGTCCLVGVVHNRTLFVANLGDSRAVLGKKAGRAGQIAAEQLSSEHNANQEAVRQELMAQHPDDAQIVALKHGVWRVRGLIQVSRSIGDVYLKHAKYNTDQIKPKFRLPESFSKPLLSADPSIISRDLEPNDCFIIFASDGLWEHLSNQEAVEIVHSHQRAGSARRLIKAALQEAARKREMRYSDLTKIDKKVRRHFHDDITVIVLFINYDLLLKGAPQGQPLSIRCALDY, encoded by the exons ATGCTAGGCCCGCTCCTCAGGCTCCTCTCGGCGTGCGGCGGGGTCTGGCCCACCTCGCCGGCCCCCGGCGCCGCGGCCTCCTCTTCCGCCTCCTCCGGGGACGACTCTGAGGGCCGCGACGGCCTTCTCTGGTGGCGCGACCTCGCGCGCTGCCACGCCGGCGACGTCTCCGTCGCCGTCGCCCAGGCCAACCAGGTGCTCGAGGACCAGTGCCGCCTCGACTCCGCCCCGTCCATCGGCACCGTCGTCGGCGTCTTCGACGGCCACGGCGGCCCCGAcgccgcccgcttcgcctgcgacCACCTTGTCCCCAACCTCCGAG AGGCGTCCTCCGGCCCGCGGGGCGTCACCGCAGACGCCATCAGGGAGGCCTTCCTGGCCACGGAGGAAGGATTCCTCGCGCTCGTGTCAAGCCTCTGGGAGGCCCAGCCGGACATCGCCACGGCCGGGACATGCTGCCTTGTCGGCGTCGTGCACAACAGGACCCTTTTCGTCGCCAACCTCGGCGACTCCCGGGCCGTCCTCGGGAAGAAGGCGGGCCGCGCTGGCCAGATCGCCGCGGAGCAGTTGTCCAGCGAGCACAATGCCAACCAGGAGGCTGTCAGGCAGGAGCTCATGGCGCAACACCCAGATGATGCTCAGATTGTTGCGCTCAAGCATGGGGTCTGGAGAGTGAGGGGCCTCATACAG GTGTCTAGATCAATCGGTGATGTATACCTGAAACATGCAAAGTATAACACAGACCAGATCAAACCCAAGTTCAGGCTTCCCGAATCATTCAGCAAGCCACTATTGAGTGCCGATCCATCTATCATCTCCCGCGATCTTGAACCAAATGACTGTTTCATCATATTCGCATCAGATGGATTGTGGGAGCACCTCAGCAATCAAGAAGCCGTTGAGATTGTTCACAGCCATCAACGTGCT GGAAGCGCAAGAAGACTCATTAAAGCCGCTCTACAAGAAGCAGCGCGGAAGCGTGAGATGCGTTACTCGGATCTTACAAAGATCGATAAGAAAGTTCGCAGGCATTTCCATGATGACATTACTGTCATCGTCTTATTTATAAACTATGACCTATTATTGAAAGGTGCTCCGCAGGGACAACCCCTCTCCATCAGATGTGCCCTAGATTATTGA